In one window of Acidobacteriota bacterium DNA:
- a CDS encoding helix-turn-helix transcriptional regulator encodes MRRSGKSTSVINNYVGDCIRQIRIAKEIKVQDIAKHAGIPASSYSCLEGGRYKINLDNLFRILQALDCDITDVWPQGDVPDVDVISENDMQKIVDEAMQSKPPVVSLDDVVEAVCRVCGIKEIRRGPEIKAKQAFEAQALCACLVRELPQLSLTSLSHKLGVHISSLSRRATRMMEMADEDPELEQKINDAREELHYIMGSED; translated from the coding sequence ATGAGAAGATCCGGCAAATCGACCAGCGTCATCAACAATTACGTGGGAGACTGCATCCGGCAGATCCGCATCGCCAAGGAAATCAAAGTCCAGGATATCGCCAAGCATGCCGGTATTCCCGCCAGTTCCTATTCCTGCCTGGAAGGCGGTCGATACAAGATCAACCTTGATAATCTGTTCCGCATCCTGCAAGCGCTGGACTGCGACATCACCGACGTGTGGCCGCAGGGAGATGTACCCGACGTTGACGTCATCAGCGAAAACGATATGCAGAAGATCGTGGACGAGGCCATGCAGAGCAAGCCTCCCGTGGTTTCCCTCGACGACGTGGTGGAAGCCGTCTGCCGTGTGTGCGGCATCAAGGAGATCCGGCGGGGGCCCGAGATCAAGGCCAAGCAGGCCTTTGAAGCCCAAGCCTTGTGCGCTTGCCTGGTGAGGGAACTGCCGCAGCTTTCCCTGACCAGCCTTTCCCATAAGCTGGGCGTTCACATCTCCTCCTTGAGCCGCCGCGCCACCCGCATGATGGAGATGGCCGATGAAGATCCCGAGCTGGAACAGAAAATCAACGACGCCCGCGAAGAACTTCACTACATCATGGGCAGCGAGGACTGA
- a CDS encoding GNAT family N-acyltransferase, with protein sequence MSNESTIKEPQSEGRGEPPGGRQRRKLDQQGSTGISAVYPIARGNLPETELTQGDYVVRFARSPQELEQILRLRFEVFNLELGEGLDESYLSGRDEDPFDAVCHHAVVLSRQEQRPVGTIRLQTSEMARNNLGFYSETEFDLRPLPEEILHNSMEIGRACVLRSHRNKRVLFLLWKALALYLSFNRQRRLFGCCSLNSQDPQVGHLALRYFRREGHIHPSFQVKPKEGFECPPCEDVEPVEQLEIPTLFRTYLRYNAKVCSGPAVDAAFKTIDFFVLLDIADLNREKYRLFFQ encoded by the coding sequence ATGAGCAACGAATCGACGATCAAAGAGCCTCAATCGGAGGGCCGGGGCGAACCTCCCGGCGGACGGCAGAGGCGCAAACTTGATCAGCAGGGGTCGACCGGCATCAGCGCCGTCTACCCCATTGCGCGCGGCAATCTCCCCGAGACCGAGCTGACCCAGGGAGACTACGTGGTGCGCTTCGCCCGCTCACCTCAGGAATTGGAACAGATCCTCCGTTTGCGCTTCGAGGTCTTCAATCTGGAATTGGGCGAGGGGCTGGACGAGTCTTATTTGAGCGGACGCGACGAAGACCCCTTCGACGCGGTTTGTCATCATGCCGTGGTCCTCAGCCGTCAGGAGCAGCGCCCTGTTGGAACCATCCGCCTGCAGACCTCGGAAATGGCCCGCAACAATTTGGGATTCTATTCGGAAACCGAGTTCGACCTGCGGCCCCTTCCAGAGGAGATCCTGCACAATTCCATGGAGATCGGGCGTGCCTGCGTGCTGCGTTCGCACCGCAACAAGCGGGTCCTCTTTCTTCTTTGGAAGGCGCTGGCCCTATATCTTTCCTTCAACCGTCAGAGAAGACTCTTCGGATGTTGCTCGCTGAACTCTCAGGATCCCCAGGTGGGGCACCTGGCCTTGCGTTACTTCCGCAGAGAGGGGCACATTCATCCGAGCTTTCAGGTGAAGCCCAAAGAGGGCTTCGAGTGTCCGCCGTGCGAGGATGTCGAGCCCGTTGAGCAGTTGGAGATCCCGACTCTTTTCCGGACCTACCTGCGCTACAACGCCAAGGTTTGCAGCGGACCGGCCGTCGACGCCGCCTTCAAGACCATCGATTTCTTCGTGCTGCTGGACATCGCCGATCTGAATCGCGAGAAGTATCGGCTCTTCTTTCAGTGA
- a CDS encoding lysophospholipid acyltransferase family protein, whose protein sequence is MKADSRPSEDSFGWPAHLPAVIRAPLRLGALIPWTVLVYLFFLAGKAPARLAHQGRRRWRYFAFRHWSRGMQSIFGMRVHLSGRPPQPPFVLVSNHLSYVDILLLAGHLDCVFVAKADIDRWPFINWLCRSVDTLFVDRTLRKDVVRVNRLVSDRLQEATGIIFFPEATSTDGSRVRPFKPSLLQAAVDAGVPVHYCALSYRTPEDSPPASLVVCWWGPMPLPSHLMRMLSLPGFDAYLDFAPQPLSGSDRKDMARRLQQGVSELFRPVRQPGNPEGETA, encoded by the coding sequence ATGAAAGCAGACTCCCGCCCATCCGAGGACAGCTTCGGCTGGCCGGCCCATCTGCCGGCCGTCATCAGAGCTCCTTTGAGGCTGGGAGCGCTGATACCTTGGACCGTCTTGGTCTATCTCTTTTTCCTGGCCGGCAAGGCGCCGGCCCGCCTGGCTCACCAGGGACGCAGGCGCTGGCGTTACTTCGCCTTCCGTCATTGGTCGCGGGGAATGCAATCCATCTTCGGCATGCGGGTCCACCTCAGCGGCCGTCCGCCGCAACCGCCTTTCGTGCTGGTCAGCAATCACCTCAGTTACGTCGACATTCTCCTCTTGGCGGGTCATTTGGACTGCGTCTTCGTGGCCAAAGCCGACATCGACCGCTGGCCTTTCATCAACTGGCTGTGCCGTTCCGTGGACACCCTCTTCGTGGACCGCACCCTGCGCAAAGACGTGGTGCGGGTCAATCGCCTGGTGTCCGACCGGCTCCAGGAGGCGACAGGAATCATTTTCTTTCCCGAGGCCACCTCTACCGACGGCAGCCGGGTGCGGCCTTTCAAGCCTTCACTGCTGCAAGCGGCCGTGGACGCCGGAGTTCCGGTGCATTATTGCGCCCTCAGCTATCGAACGCCTGAGGACTCCCCGCCGGCTTCGCTGGTGGTGTGCTGGTGGGGCCCGATGCCCCTGCCCAGCCACCTGATGCGCATGCTCTCGCTGCCGGGATTCGACGCTTATCTCGACTTCGCTCCCCAGCCTCTGAGCGGAAGCGACCGCAAGGACATGGCGCGGCGCCTGCAGCAGGGCGTCAGCGAGTTGTTCCGTCCCGTGCGCCAGCCGGGCAACCCGGAGGGCGAAACCGCTTGA
- a CDS encoding alpha/beta fold hydrolase has protein sequence MSPSPARARRPWLRYLLATYLLLLALSHLYRWWTPPPPPYQWPDARSIELQANQDRPQVTISYFDRGPLTGQDPDGSPAPVVVLVHGSPGDKANFRSVIPALAADMRVLTPDLPGFGASTRNVPDYGVEAHAGYLLDWLEALGVEKAHWVGYSMGGGVVLQAQRLAPERVESLVLLSAIGVQEIELLGNYHFNHLVHGIQLALLWGLREGFPHFGALDNAFLSVEYARNFYDTDQRPLRQILRDYRKPMLIIHAQEDPLVPIGAAREHHRLVPQSILEIRRDSHFGVFLDGPGIAAQIGAFVEQVEAGTAPDRAHADPARIEASRRPFRPRDVPKAQGLTLVVFWLLIVVATFVSEDLTCILAGLVIAVGRIDFLTGVSACFTGIVIGDAGLFWMGRLLGRPALQRAPLKWLLRDQDIDRSSRWLATNGPMVIAASRFIPGSRLPTYFAAGMLNTSFAVFLFFFVLMAVIWTPGLVGLSMLLGQDALLYLDYFHDYAWLALAALVAAIFFSARVLLPLANKRGRRLLAGSVRRKLRWEFWPPWAFYPPVVAAIAVMMLRYRSITVFTAANPAIPQGGFTEEPKSPLLEKLPADHALPARLLPREPDQAREALQALMQEEGLDFPVILKPERGERGFQVSLATDREQALEILHKAERQMMAQAFASGPEFGVFYVRRPGEEKGRITSITRKILPKVKGDGRRTIEELILDDKRAVCMASHYFRNLRGRLWEIPEKGQEVQLTHVGTHSRGAIFENGSELISAQLGQAMDRISRRLEGFFYGRLDVRSPSDQALGQGRFKVLEVNGVTSEPTHIYSGGLINAYRQLIRHWNWAFQIGRENVRLKQARPAPLGEMVRLILRRLRR, from the coding sequence TTGAGTCCTTCTCCTGCACGCGCCCGCCGCCCCTGGTTGCGCTACCTGCTGGCGACCTACCTGCTGCTGCTGGCGCTCTCCCATCTCTACCGCTGGTGGACGCCTCCCCCGCCGCCTTACCAGTGGCCCGATGCGCGGAGCATCGAACTCCAGGCCAACCAGGACCGGCCGCAGGTCACCATCAGCTATTTCGACCGGGGCCCGCTCACTGGGCAGGACCCGGACGGCTCGCCGGCCCCGGTGGTGGTGCTGGTTCACGGCTCGCCCGGTGACAAGGCCAACTTCCGCAGTGTCATTCCGGCTCTAGCGGCGGACATGCGGGTGTTGACCCCCGACCTTCCGGGATTCGGAGCCTCCACCCGCAACGTGCCCGACTACGGAGTGGAGGCACACGCCGGCTACCTGCTCGACTGGCTGGAGGCGCTGGGCGTGGAGAAGGCCCACTGGGTGGGTTACAGCATGGGAGGAGGCGTGGTGCTTCAAGCCCAGCGGCTGGCTCCCGAGCGGGTGGAGAGCCTGGTCTTGCTGTCGGCCATTGGCGTACAGGAAATCGAACTGCTGGGCAATTACCATTTCAACCATCTCGTGCACGGAATCCAACTGGCGCTGTTGTGGGGACTGCGCGAAGGCTTCCCCCACTTCGGGGCCCTAGACAACGCTTTCTTGAGCGTCGAGTATGCACGCAATTTCTACGACACCGACCAGCGTCCTCTGCGCCAGATCTTGCGCGACTACCGCAAGCCCATGCTCATCATCCACGCCCAAGAGGATCCCCTGGTACCCATCGGGGCGGCCCGCGAGCACCATCGCCTGGTCCCTCAGAGCATCCTCGAGATCCGCCGCGACAGCCATTTCGGCGTCTTCCTGGACGGTCCCGGCATAGCCGCCCAAATCGGGGCCTTCGTCGAGCAGGTTGAAGCGGGAACGGCCCCCGACCGTGCCCACGCCGACCCTGCCAGGATCGAGGCCTCCCGACGTCCCTTCCGGCCCCGGGACGTCCCCAAGGCCCAAGGACTTACCCTGGTGGTCTTCTGGCTTCTCATCGTGGTGGCCACCTTCGTCAGCGAAGATCTTACCTGCATCCTGGCAGGACTGGTGATCGCCGTCGGCCGCATCGATTTCCTGACCGGCGTCAGCGCCTGCTTCACGGGAATCGTGATCGGCGACGCGGGACTTTTCTGGATGGGCCGGCTGCTGGGACGCCCGGCCCTGCAGCGAGCCCCCCTGAAGTGGCTGCTGCGCGACCAGGACATCGACCGCAGTTCCCGCTGGCTGGCCACCAACGGGCCCATGGTCATCGCCGCCAGCCGTTTCATTCCCGGCAGCCGCCTGCCCACCTACTTCGCCGCCGGCATGCTCAACACCAGCTTTGCCGTCTTCCTTTTTTTCTTCGTCCTCATGGCCGTGATCTGGACGCCCGGTCTGGTGGGGCTCTCCATGCTGCTGGGCCAGGACGCGCTCCTCTACCTGGACTATTTTCACGATTACGCCTGGCTGGCCTTGGCCGCGCTGGTGGCGGCCATCTTCTTTTCGGCCCGCGTGCTTTTGCCCCTCGCCAACAAGCGGGGACGCAGGCTGCTGGCCGGAAGCGTCCGGCGCAAGCTGCGTTGGGAATTCTGGCCTCCGTGGGCCTTCTACCCTCCCGTGGTGGCCGCTATCGCCGTGATGATGCTGCGCTACCGCTCCATCACCGTCTTCACTGCCGCCAACCCCGCCATCCCCCAGGGCGGATTCACCGAGGAACCCAAGTCGCCCCTGCTGGAAAAGCTGCCCGCGGACCACGCCCTGCCCGCCCGCCTGCTGCCCAGAGAGCCGGACCAGGCCCGAGAGGCATTGCAGGCCTTGATGCAAGAGGAGGGATTGGACTTTCCGGTCATCCTCAAGCCCGAGCGGGGGGAAAGAGGGTTTCAGGTCAGTCTGGCCACGGACCGCGAGCAAGCCCTCGAGATCCTGCACAAGGCCGAGCGGCAAATGATGGCGCAGGCTTTTGCTTCGGGCCCCGAGTTCGGGGTCTTCTATGTGCGCCGGCCCGGAGAAGAAAAAGGACGCATCACCTCCATCACCCGCAAGATACTGCCCAAGGTGAAGGGAGACGGACGGCGCACCATCGAGGAACTGATACTGGATGACAAAAGGGCCGTCTGCATGGCTTCTCACTACTTCCGAAACCTGCGGGGACGTTTGTGGGAGATCCCTGAAAAAGGGCAGGAAGTGCAGCTCACCCACGTCGGCACCCATTCCCGCGGCGCCATCTTCGAGAACGGGAGCGAGTTGATCAGTGCCCAACTGGGCCAAGCCATGGACCGCATCTCGCGCCGTCTCGAGGGCTTCTTCTACGGGCGCCTGGACGTACGCTCCCCCAGCGACCAGGCGCTAGGCCAAGGACGCTTCAAGGTGCTGGAGGTCAACGGAGTGACGTCCGAACCCACCCATATCTACTCAGGCGGACTGATAAATGCCTACCGGCAACTGATCCGCCACTGGAACTGGGCCTTCCAGATCGGCCGGGAAAACGTGCGATTGAAGCAAGCCCGTCCCGCGCCGCTGGGCGAAATGGTCAGGCTCATCCTGCGCAGGCTGCGCCGCTGA
- a CDS encoding SDR family oxidoreductase, translating to MSMQSSVEGLLAGKVGLVLGVAHKSSLAWAIAQSLHQSGMRLALTYQSERQERNARKLVEGLEGGESVLLLPCDVTSDQQMDQVFARVQEEAGRLDTLVHSIAFAQREDLSGGFSETSREGFSLSQEISAYSLIALVRRAVPLFEEAGGGSVITLTYLGGERVVDNYNMMGISKASLDMCVRYLAAELGAKNIRVNAISAGPVKTLSARGVSGFTSILGVMAEKAPMRRNIEASEVGATALYLASPLSSGMTGEVLHVDAGYHILGN from the coding sequence ATGAGCATGCAGTCGAGTGTGGAAGGACTTCTGGCCGGCAAGGTGGGGCTGGTATTGGGCGTGGCTCACAAGAGCAGTCTGGCCTGGGCCATCGCCCAGTCGCTGCACCAGTCGGGCATGCGCCTGGCCCTCACCTACCAGTCGGAACGTCAGGAGCGCAACGCCCGTAAGCTGGTGGAGGGGCTGGAAGGCGGCGAGAGCGTCCTGCTCCTGCCCTGCGACGTCACTTCAGACCAGCAGATGGACCAGGTCTTCGCTCGAGTCCAGGAAGAGGCGGGTCGGCTCGACACCCTGGTCCATTCCATCGCCTTCGCCCAGCGCGAGGACCTCAGCGGAGGCTTTTCAGAAACCTCGCGGGAGGGCTTCTCGCTTTCCCAGGAAATCAGCGCCTACTCTCTCATTGCGCTGGTGCGGCGGGCCGTGCCCCTGTTCGAGGAGGCAGGAGGAGGCAGCGTCATCACGCTCACCTACCTGGGCGGGGAGAGGGTCGTCGACAACTACAACATGATGGGGATCTCAAAGGCGTCCCTGGATATGTGCGTCCGCTATCTGGCGGCTGAGTTGGGAGCCAAGAACATCCGCGTCAACGCCATCTCGGCGGGACCTGTCAAGACACTTTCGGCGCGTGGGGTCTCGGGATTCACCAGCATCTTGGGCGTGATGGCCGAAAAGGCTCCCATGCGCCGCAACATCGAGGCTTCGGAAGTGGGCGCAACGGCGCTCTACCTGGCCAGTCCCCTCTCCAGCGGAATGACCGGCGAGGTGCTCCACGTCGACGCGGGCTACCACATCCTGGGCAATTGA
- the coaD gene encoding pantetheine-phosphate adenylyltransferase gives MGEHVKAIYPGSFDPVTNGHLDIIKRGREIFGEVIVAILVNRGKKPLFSIAERSDMLGQVTAQWDNVHVDSFNGLLVDYVSRRQAKVILRGIRAVTDYEYEFQMALMNRRLRPQLETVFLVPSEEYSYLSSSLVREVATLGGSVQGLVPPLVEERLREKVDRRIKN, from the coding sequence ATGGGCGAGCATGTGAAAGCCATTTATCCCGGTTCTTTCGACCCCGTGACCAACGGGCATCTGGACATCATCAAGCGGGGCCGGGAGATCTTCGGCGAGGTCATCGTGGCCATCCTGGTCAACCGGGGCAAGAAGCCCCTCTTCTCGATCGCCGAACGCAGCGACATGCTGGGGCAAGTCACCGCCCAATGGGACAATGTCCATGTGGATTCCTTCAACGGCCTGCTGGTGGACTACGTTTCGCGGCGGCAAGCCAAGGTGATTCTGCGGGGCATTCGGGCCGTCACCGACTATGAATACGAATTCCAGATGGCCCTCATGAACCGGCGTTTAAGACCACAACTGGAAACCGTTTTTCTGGTTCCCAGCGAAGAATATTCCTATCTCAGTTCCAGTTTGGTGCGCGAGGTGGCCACTTTGGGGGGCTCCGTACAGGGCCTGGTCCCGCCGCTGGTCGAAGAGCGGCTGCGGGAGAAGGTGGATCGGCGCATCAAGAACTAA
- a CDS encoding peptidoglycan DD-metalloendopeptidase family protein: MSHAFAPSETEAEAERAPLAADSAEATLPLRSEGPFPSGSSFHQALVEEGFSPAQVQAMIDDVRPVYNLARVRAGHRLMIERDREGSLAALEYDIDEEEFLRIEPDSQGGYRADRLAFDFRLEEFQIEGVIESSLWNSILQQGGDSQLVMMIANLFQWDVDFTTAQPGDSFSVIVQRRFKEGEPAGYGDILAGRYSSGSKDFYAFLFHHPERGKNIYYDRDGQAVRKAFLKVPFAFNPRVTSGYSYSRFHPIHKVRRPHLGVDYGAPYGTPVLASASGRVILAGRNGGFGKMVRVRHANGYVTGYAHLSRIAVKVGQAVQQGQMVGRVGSTGVSTGPHLDYRVQDRSGRYINPRQMISWPSDKPLEEKHLPAFKRLRDAFQVRIMPQRIEGCEVT; the protein is encoded by the coding sequence TTGAGCCATGCCTTTGCGCCTTCGGAAACCGAAGCTGAGGCCGAGAGAGCGCCCCTGGCGGCGGATTCTGCTGAAGCCACCCTCCCCCTGCGCAGCGAGGGCCCGTTTCCCTCCGGTTCCTCCTTTCATCAGGCCTTGGTTGAAGAGGGCTTTTCACCGGCCCAGGTCCAGGCCATGATCGACGACGTGCGTCCGGTCTACAACTTGGCCCGCGTGCGGGCGGGGCATCGGCTCATGATCGAGCGCGACCGCGAAGGAAGCCTGGCAGCCCTGGAGTACGATATCGACGAAGAGGAATTCCTGCGCATTGAGCCGGACTCCCAGGGAGGATACCGGGCTGACCGCCTGGCCTTCGATTTCCGGCTCGAGGAGTTTCAGATCGAAGGCGTGATCGAGTCCTCGCTCTGGAACAGCATCCTGCAGCAGGGCGGAGACAGCCAACTCGTCATGATGATCGCCAACCTCTTTCAGTGGGATGTGGATTTCACCACCGCCCAGCCCGGCGATTCCTTCAGCGTCATCGTGCAGAGGCGCTTCAAGGAGGGTGAGCCGGCCGGCTACGGAGACATCTTGGCGGGGCGCTATTCCAGCGGCTCCAAAGATTTCTACGCCTTTCTCTTCCATCATCCGGAACGCGGCAAGAACATCTATTACGACCGTGACGGACAGGCCGTCCGCAAGGCTTTCCTCAAAGTCCCCTTCGCTTTCAATCCGCGGGTGACCTCGGGCTACAGCTACAGCCGCTTTCACCCCATCCACAAAGTCCGCCGTCCCCATTTGGGGGTCGACTACGGTGCGCCTTACGGCACTCCTGTCCTTGCCTCGGCCTCGGGACGCGTGATCCTGGCAGGACGCAACGGCGGATTCGGCAAGATGGTGCGGGTCCGCCACGCCAACGGGTACGTCACCGGCTATGCTCACCTTTCCCGCATCGCCGTCAAAGTCGGACAGGCGGTGCAACAAGGCCAAATGGTGGGCAGGGTGGGTTCGACCGGCGTCTCCACCGGACCTCACCTCGATTATCGCGTTCAGGACCGCTCGGGACGCTACATCAATCCCCGCCAGATGATCTCCTGGCCCTCCGACAAGCCTCTGGAAGAGAAACACCTTCCCGCCTTCAAGCGCCTGCGCGACGCTTTCCAGGTCCGCATCATGCCTCAGCGCATCGAGGGTTGTGAAGTTACCTGA